tttaagattttttgaaaactttacagaaattaattaataaattttgATCTATAGAAagtaacaaaatttaatatttctgaaataatctatataacaattttcatttttgtaggGAAAACAGCGGGCATTTCAATGAAGGAATCTTcctttaatttttgaaatgctTTCTTAAGTACCCGAAGATTTCTTGAAGATAATAATATTGTTGAAACATGGGTCTGGTTGTGTGTCGGTTTTTAAAAAGAAGCAGATACAAAACATCAactttaatatgttttattgttctATGCTTTAATACAGAAAAAGTACGGAAAGCGGTATGTTAAAATTATAATTGGTATAATTGGTGTTAAGAAGCTATTTTTTACACAATATAGTAGATACAACTTTTACAAATCATGTCTTAATTAACAATCATGGATTAACAATGCAATAAAAGTGTTTAATGGTTGCTGATGTAACATCACTTTATGAACTATCAATTTCTCCTTTTATCAATTGGTATGTTATTAGCTTTTATACTGTAAATTGTAAATCTATGCGAACGGGGAATTTCCGATAATTACACGAAGGACATTTCAGCGCACCCACCGTAAAAATTCTACATATGAAACTATGTTGCCAAACGTTAGATGTATTTACCGCGAAAAATTTACATgatcaaatcgcgaaattaaatacTCGTGAATATATTTACGTTTACAGTAGTTTTACATTTGAAACTGTATGATGTTAACGAAAAATAATTTGAACTTGACTGTATGCAATTTTAACTAAATTTCATCAATTATTCCATACAATAAACTATATAATCTAAAGTCAATCAAATTAAGATCAAGTCAGCAACTAAATTTCGTTTGTCTTCAATCGTTCGCTTCATACCCAAGATTAGAACGTCCTGGTTTGTCTTCCTTCTGGTTGTCTTTGCCATTAAAGAGGCGAACATTGCCCTTCATCGCTTCCGTTGGTCCTATCAGGGAAAATATTATTGGAAGCACAAACAACCCATGGAAAATACCAAACAAAATGACAAGTAACATCACGCGGAAAAATGAAACGAATACATAGGATTCAGATAATATCAGCATTATGATGCCTACGATGGACGAAACGGCGCTGTTGAAAATAGGACCGGCAGTCATTTCTAGTGCTTTGCATACTCTGGCATTCCTATCCCGGCCTTCCGACGTCAAGAAAGCGTGGCATATATGTGCACTGAAATCTACCGAGAAACctacactcatgatgacatgaaTCATGGTTATAGAACTTAGAGATAATCCCCAGAAGTGCATGAAGCCAAGAACACCAGTGATAATAGAGGTCAGTGACAAAGCGATGCAAATTATAAGGAAAGGATCTGGCATCAGTACACAGGCAACGACAAATACGGCAGCTACTGCTATACCTACTGTCTGAAGGGTACTGGGCAATACAGCGACATACTGTTCAAAGAATATAAAAGAAGGAGAATATGCGAAACAAGGAATCACAGAATTACTTGCAATTTCCCGCATTCGTAGCATTAGTTTTCCTTGTGTATAACTATCTTTTATGTTCTTTGACATCACATGAAATCGACTGGCTTCAATTCGGCCATTTGTTGGATTAAATACGAcgtcatttttaaaaacatttgaattgtTCAGAAAATATTGGAGTCCATCTGTAAAGTCGCTTTCTGATTTATTTGTGAAGAAAGGAGAAATTCGATACGAGGCCAACCAATTTAATTCATATATGTCTTCGATGTCAACGtcattttttgcaattttaaagATAGAATTCAAATTTTCAGACACATGTATTGAGGAATAGCTTTGATGGTTCGGTATGACAAAAGTTATAGGGAAATTCGAAGGGAAGTAATCCAAATCCCATTGACTGAACTGATAATAGTAGGAACCATCTGAGACCAAGTTTTGTAGAATCAACCCTTGATGTAAACGTGTAACTCCAAATATAGCAAACCCAAGATAAGTCAagtatgatataattatcaacACCTTTGCAGGTATGTTGATTATCATTCTAGGTATGACTAATCGTGGGATTTTCTCGAGCATGCTCTCTTGCTCATTTCTCGATTTAGCTGGAGAACCTGTGCAGCAAACTCGTGTTGCAGTCGAGTCTGATTGGTTGTTTTCGGTCGGGAATTCGATTGGAGAACAGGTAGCGCAGTGTCTATTGGCGGCTACTCTCCTCTCATGTAACACCATACACCCGAGGAAGAAGGTTATCTGGTTCAGATAGCAAAACCCCACTGCAGTGgctgaaacaaacaataaagaaaaataatttaccAAACGACAGTGGATAGGATTACTATAATTTGTTAAACCTTACGGCCAGCACCTTTATTTGTTACTATGAAGCAATAATTTATTCTAAACTTTTGACAGTACATGGTTGTTGCCATAGAAACACACATGATAAATGGGTATCATTTTCCGGACTTGTACAGTGCATGATTTCTGTAATTTCTACAGTATTTAGAGCAAATATAGACGGACTCATCAGGCTCTATTATATTCTCTCACAAAACAGATGCATGGAACCTAATTCATTGCCAATCATTTATGAGCAGGCATAAAAGTTAAAACACGTTTATATTTGATAGCTGGATTTATTCCCTTGACAAGAAGACCGTAATAAAAACAGTTTAATGAACCATTGTGTAAATAATCCACATaactgtttacctgtgtaaatACAAAAGTTTCTGACACTCTTGAAGACGGATGTAATTCCAACAGCAAAGGCGATGAAGTTTGTTAAAGAAGTGATCGTTATTGCAATTCCACTTTTTTTCATGACGTAAGCGATTTTGTCTTCTATTTTTGCGGACTGGTCAGCGTCCGCAAGGCCGGACATCATGATAAACATATCATCCACACCAATTCCTAAGATAAAAATGACAATATAAATCAATTATGAAAGTAtcgttttttgggtttttttttatatattttttttaaaatatttctgaacGTTTTATTTAGTTTCGGTTAATAAGTCACTAAAACGAATGAGCCTCAATTAATACAATGAATTTGGTCAGTATTGAGCTGCTGATTTTTACTTAAGTATTATatctaaaatgttttatatggcATATTCTCAAACAAGCCAAAATCAAACAAGTATGTTTGGCcgacaacaaaataaaaaagtgcaaagaaattaaaaatatgaaaattgacatCAATAGTAAGATTTAAATAAAAGAATGGATTTTTAGAAGAAAACAAGTAACGTGTGTTAATTAATAGAATGAGTATTATATTTACCGATTATCAGAAATGGCATGACACCCACAATGTTGACAAAGTCGACGTGACACGTGGACATTAGTCCGAATGATCCGAGGATAGCCAATCCTGCCGAGATGACCCCAGCTCGTCCTAGGTGTCCACGATTGGATACACAATTCCCACCGGCAGCAACAAAAGATGCATATGTAATCATTAAAGTGAAAGTAAGAGAAAAGTATGTTACGTCTCCCCCTGTGTTGGCGTCAAGTTCGGTGTTCAGTGAATCTGATATCTGGTAAGCAATGTCTGAATTGTTCAATCTCATTTTCTTTGATGTTTCTAAAAACTGAGTTTCCCATTTGGCAGAAAGTGTGCTGAATGTTGTAGAATCGTGTCGCAAATTGAGTCTGAATTTTAAAGCCGGTGCGGACTGAAGAGTGTTGTTAACAAATGTTGGAGTTCCAATTACGAATGAGTAGTCTTCTTTCTCAAAGACCTCTTTAGTTATACTTCCATTCTCCAGCATATCCCAGAATGTTGAATCTAGCAAACACTCGCCATCTACGACACATTGACCATTTCTTTTTGCACAGAGATCCTCATATCTGAAAATGTTATCATCAACATCAGTGACAAATGTACTATGTGCCGTTTCTAAGACGTTTTCAATTTGGCTTTGAAATTTTCTTGCCAACGCATTACTTTCATATCGaggtttaaaaaataatttctccAAAATACCCAAGACTGTCCATACTTTGTCGGTAAAAGTTGGTTCCCGAGAAATCTGGAAAAATGGATAGAATTTTGTCTCTGTCTTGTTCAGCTAGGCTGTTAGTCGGAGTGTACACTCTTCCTATATCGGAGTCTGACGTCATCCATTGAATGTTTACACCAAGAAGCCCATTGACAAGGATACATATCATGATTAAAGTCCAAGGGTAGTTTGACAAAACTTTCCCGTATAGTCCGAAAAAGGCAGAAATTCTATCCTCCAATTTTGTTGAGAAAACCATCTCTCACTGcaaaacatatacaataattcagaaaatatatcataaacGTATTCATATTGTCATTGAAGTTTATCTTGTTAATCTTGCTGAAATCATCACTTCAATTGTTATTATAATTAgtaatattatttaaatgttcGTGATGACTACGGTGCGTCAATTTATTTCTGTGCTCATTAGATTGATATAACCTGTAACATTTGCATACGTAAAACAGTAAAGAAAACATATAGGTAGGTATAATAACAAGTTTCTTTCTGAAGTTAATAACATATAGATCTACGTTTATCATATAACGACCATGGCTATATTAttgtgaaaaagaaaagaattaCATATCACGggttttttgaaaatattgttttgtaataGCATATATGTAACAATGACGCTTAGCCTCTAactcatttttttcataatttgtcTCTTTGGATTCCAATTGATAGATATACACGTTGTGCGTGTAAGGATATGGCAGACTATATGTGTGTCGGGCTCTATGAGTGTTTATActtatacagtatgtataaaaTCTCTAATATTTACTACATTGTTATTTTCCTTACTCTGTTATCACCTAAGATACCCAATGTTCTGTAATTTATCGTTGACTACGTCACACATATCGTATCTACGTGAATACTTATAATCACggttttttaaagatttccttcaATTTATGTATCTTCTTGTCCTCTATATGTATCTGATTTTTGCGATTTTCTTTTGTACATCTATGTGTCATCTAACCTCAGTGAAATCCCTGAATCCTGACCTGGGAAGGAATTGCTAGTCTGTATCGAAGCACAAATACTGCGTTTATAGTTTGGTaagaaatttcaatattttattcatatcaACCATGTACATCGGTTTTCATTTGCGGTCTTATCTGTATTACCTTTATCGCATAACCTAAAGCCTGTTGAGTATATGTGTCACCGCATGAGAATCGGTATACATGGTTTTAAAGCTCGCCTTCCACTTGATAATAAGAGGATCACCCCTTTTTTTCTTCTGATGGTAAATTTGTTCTGGCTCTATAAATACAGATCACTTCCAATtactgtgtttttatttttgatttctgaaggcaaaataaacaacatctaTAGTCAGCAAGCTCTCCATGAAAATAGTAATAAGCAgttatatattgtgtatatatatttttgcgTCTGCAGTTTAATATTATTAGTACATTTATGGTTTGCGTATTTGCTATATTAATGTGGAAATGTTGAATCAAATCCGGGTCCTTCTGCTGATAACTCAGATACAATTTCATCATACAGTACTGTAtcatttgataatgataatgacttGTCAATAGTTCACTATAATGTTCAAAGTTTGCtaccaaaaatatatattataatgtctGAACTTGAAGATTTCGATTTTATCGCTATTACCGAAACTTGGTTAAACTCTATCACTGAGACCTCGGATGATCTGCTTTTCGACAAATTCCATCCCCCATTTCTTAGGAGTAGATATGATCGTATAGGTGGAGGAATAgctgtatatgtaaataaaaatataaaagtacaCCGTCGTACTGATCTTGAAATAGCAAGCTTGGAATGTATTTGGTTGGAAATAAGTGtaaacaatattgatattttaattggAACATTTTATAGACCTCCAAATTCCAAAAATGATATATGGCTCCTCATAGAAAACTCTATAGATCCTGCTGTTGATACAAATACTGAGAATATCTTTATAACTAgtgattttaatgaaaacatGTTGAACCTGCCAGGTACACACGGACCAATACATATAAAAGATATTCTACATCATTATTCCCTAACTCAATTAGTAAATGATCCAACAAACTTCACTGAAAGAACTTCTTCTTTACAGTTGGAGAACCGTTTCTACCAGCTTTAGATAGATACCACTgccctatatatgtatatattgatattcctaAAAACACCtacaattgtacatttaaaagaaaaatatggcTATACAACCAAGGCGACTATCAGCTGTTCAATAACAAACTTGGTGAAATCGATTGgcaggtaaatataaataattgccCTCTACAAGATGCTGTTAACTTTTTAACCGAATCAATTTTAACTTTTGCTGCATGTTCAGTTACCAACAAAATTATTACTGTTCGTCCTCGAGATTCCCCTTGGATGCATAATAATAGCAGAGCTCTGATAAGAGCTAGGAAACGTAAGCATAGGAAAGTTAAACATACTCAAAGTCAAATCCATTGGAATAAGTTCAAAAAGTTACGTAATTCATGTGTTGATGCGAGAAGAAAAGCCAAGGCAGATTACAAAACTAAACTGTCAAATACACTTAAACTTACTAAACCATGCACTCGATAATGGTGGAAATTAGCAAACACGTTTACTCGTTTCTCCAAAAAATCTGTTTCTATACCCCCTTTAATATGTAACAATACAGtaattaataatgataaaagtAAAGCAGACGCACTAAACACCTATTTCGCAGAACAGTCTTCATTAAACACTTCACATTCTACATTACCTACACACAATGTGTTCCATCCACCTTATTTAGATATATTCACTATAACTCCCCAGGATGTTGATGACGCCATTAGTGTTCTTGACGTGTCTAAAGCAATTGGTCCCGACTTAATTCATGCAAAGCTTTTGAAAGAAGGCAAAGAGCAATTATGTAAACCACtgtgttgtattttttaataattcctTAAATTCAGGTATTTATCCAGATAGTTGGTAACTGCAAATGTAACTCCAGTATTTAAAAGAGGCGATAGATCTAATCTAGCAAACTATATATAGACCCATTTCTCTTATAAGTATTGTTGGTAAATTAATGGAACGTTGTGTGTTTAAATATATTCACAATTTTCTTAAAGATGAAAACTTCTTCACTGAATACCAGTCGGGTTTTACATCCGGTGATTCTGCTATTAATCAGCTACTTTATATTACAAATGATATTGGGAAAGCTTTAGACTTGGGGAAAGAAATTAGAATAGTATTTTGTGACATAAGTAAGGCATTTGACCGTGTTTGGCATGATGGGTTGATATATAAATTGAAACTAGCGGGCTTATCAGGTAACATTATTAAATGGTTTGAAAGTTATTTAATAAATAGGAAGCAAAGAGTAGTTGTTGGCGGTAAATTTTCAAGCTTCAAAAACATAAATGCGGGTGTACCACAAGGGTCAATACTCGGTCCTCTACTTTATCttatttatatcaatgacaTAATTGTAAATTTACGATGTAACGTTAAACTGTTTGCAGATGACACGTCTCTGTATGTTATTGTTAATAATCCAAATGTAGCCAGATCAATGTTGAATAATGATCTTGAAACCATTCAAAAATGGGCTGATACGTGGCTGGTGACCTTTAAcccaaacaaaacagaaagtttAATAATATCACGGAAATTATTAGGACCCAATCATGGAGACATTTACCTAAATAACAGTGTTGTTTCTGAAGTTACCAATCATAAGCATCTTGGAGTTTGGTTCTCTTCAAATCTTTCTTGGACTATACATATAGACCATATTATAGAATCAGCCTCTAAAAGATTAAACATActgagaaaattaaaatttacacttGATAGAGACACTTTACAACACATTTACATGTCATTCATTAGACCCATCTTAGAGTATGCGGATGTAATCTGGGACAATATACCAAACTACTTAATTGATAGGTTAGAAAATGTTCAAACAGAAGCGGCCCGAATTATAACAGGGGGAACCAAACTTTCGAAAATAGAGTTACTTTTAAAGACACACAATGGGAAAAGCTATTCGAACGTCGTAGAAAACataatacattttacaatatcacaaaatggtTCATAACACATCTCCAATATATCTTTCCTCCATATTACCCCCTAGACCAACCGCAATTCATATACAACACTAGACGATCAGATATGCATCAAACAATTCGCACAAGAACACATTTGTATTATGAATCTTTTTTACCTTCATTGACTCGTGCATGGAATGAACTTCCATTAGCTGTAAGAGAAAATTCCTCTATTAAGGTTCTCAAAAACTACTTTGAAACTGAAATCACAAGAACACCGATTAGCTATTTTAACACAGGTAATAGATCAGACCAAATACTTCATGCTCGGTTGCGTCTAGAATGCAGTATATTAAACCAACATCTTTACAGTAAAAATCTTATAGATTCGCCTCGTTGTGCATGTGGTTTTATAATAGAAGATTCCtttcattttttgttcaattgtATCAAATATGCTGACATTAGGCACCAATATCTTTCTGGTATATTCCCAAAATATAATATCGTTGACGATTTAAATATCCTTTTATGGGGTGATccttcatttgaaaataaaatgaacgaGGAAATTTTTGTTTCGGTACAGAAGTTCATCTTTTACAGTAAAAAATTTTAGTAATTCATACCTTGTAtagttttcttgttttttttcacTGGGGTTTCAATcaatataacttgtcaaaccacataattaattcataattataactttacatttactatcacaaaattattattttaaatgtctgCAGTAGATGTACACGTAAATCATATAGATTTTTACTTAATTGAAAAGTAACTGTAAAAATAATTGTCTATTGACAgtatatttctatatcaaaCACTGAATGTACTacggaaaaaatatatatatagagagagaaaaatgtctctacttaagtataaatgtattgtctCACTGGTTGTTCTGTTATTGTGTATATGTCCATGTCAAAACGCCGTGCTTTTATTTTAGGAGAGGAATTAATATAAGCTCTTAGCTTGTTTTCCCATCCtagctgtctgtatgtattggtgtatatgtatgtatatatttgaataaatattgtttaaactaaaaaaatgtaattgacggcaGAGGACGTGTGTTACTTGCAACACTTATTGTAAGCTTGTTATATACACAGTCaatgtgattaaaatacagattcttattatcattacgtttgataagaggatctgacaacatcctattAGAGGTCGTGACCTTTAGAAATGGCCAAATCAAATTGCTACCATCAGAATATTGAATGTGAATTTTTGTCAGAATCATTTGCGATTATGTAGTCATCCCGCCCAAatagcacaacaaagctaaatgtatatgtaaaatgggacgaaatgacgttttcaattgatgtagtaATGTGTAGAAAATTAATCTGATCTGAAGTACAGGTGCTATagaggtcatccgaacatgatcccttatgggatgttgtcagatcctttattgaacggagtggttataaggatctgtatacagtaaacatcattTTTGGTCAGTAATCTAgcttattttacttttattttaaataataaaaaaaacaatgatattaTAGTAATTACATCAGTTCCGTTCTTTAGATTAAGTATACAAATTTATTGTTTTAGTTTGATTTACAAACCTAATAGGATTGGGATCTAGGGGGGTCCACGTGCACTCCCCGGATGACATGTGTGATAAGTTTACTGAAACATATTTGAATATAGCTGGGGAGTGCATACCGACTAAGACTGTTACAATTCGGCCTAACGACAAACCATGGTTTAACTCTGACTTACGAcgagaaataaagaaaagagaCAGactattaaaattatttaagtcTAGCCGTTCTATAGTTAACTTAACAGCCCTTCGGAAACAACGtaatcatgttaataatttaaAGAAACGCACAAAAGAAAACTTCTATGCGGACATATATGGTATTTTAGATCGATATTCTAATTCTAACCCCAGAAACGTTTGGAAAATTGTCCACAGGCTTATCAAATCTTCTAATACATCCAATACTATACCTCCTCTTTATAATAATGCTGGAAACCTTGTAATGACAAACGATGGTAAAGCtaacattttaaattattactTTGTTTCCATTTCTACTATCGACGACACAAACATTGACGTACCAGAGGTAGAGCTTAGGACTGACACTGCCATATCTGAcgtacattttcaacttctttatcaataaataaagCTGTAGGCCATGACGGAATCAGCCACAACATGTTAAAAAATACAGCAGTTTCAATAGCCTATCCCTTATCTCTAATTTTAAGGTCATCTTTGGACTCTGGTAACTATCCAAATCAGTGGAAACTAGCATTAGTTATGCCATTTTTTAAAAAGGGGAAAACACATTCCTGCAAATTACAGACCGATTTCTCTACTTAGCACGATTGGTAAAGTTTTCGAACTCTTAgttgtgaaatatttaaataattatttactgGAAAATCCACTTATCTATAAATACCAATCAGGTTTCCAGCCTGGTCATTCTACTGTTCACCAAATGATAGAAATTTATCACACGTTATgtgaaaatcttgaaaaaatggAGCCAACGTGCCTAGTATTTTGTGACATTTCTAAAGCGTTTGATCGTGTTAGGCACAAGGGATTGGGTGTGAAACTGGCAAATTATGGAATAGGCGGGAAACTtcataatttgttaaaaaattatgTTAGTAATCGTAGACAACATGTTTTTGTAGGAAATAGTAGATCTTCCGTTAAAACTACAAATACTGGCGTTCCGCAAGGGTCAGTATTAGGGCCCCTACGTTTTAttctctatataaatgacatcaCTGGTAACCTTGAGAGTCTTTCCAAATtttttgctgatgatacttctTTATTATGTTCTGGACCTTCACTTCTAGCAATTGAAactaatataaataatgatcttgttaaaattcaaaattgggcAGACAAATAGATGGGTAATTTAATCCCCTGAAAACGGAAGCTCTACTTATTTCAAACAATGAACATGAGCATGTTATGAATTTAAGATTTAATAATGTTAATGTAGAGTTTGTAGATAACCATAAGCACCTAGGAGTTACTCTGGATGCTAACTGTAAATGGAGTATCCATATAGATCACATTTGTAAAAACGTATCTAAACAAGTAAGTGTACTTCGCAAgctaaaatacattttcaataaacaaactttaataaaaatttataaaacatacatgCTGCCATTATTTGAATACTGTTGTGAATAATGGGATGGGTGTACTCTCGGTGACGCAGATAAATTGGAAAAACTTCAACTAGAAACTGCTAGAATAATAACCGGTTTACCGTCCTATGCTAGTAGACACTCGCTATACTCTGAAAGCGGACTAGAGACTCTTGCTAATCGCCGCTCTCGGAGGAAATTACAacttttttacaaaataactaACAAATTAACACCCTTTTATCTATCTAATTTAGTACCTCCTCTAGTCTCTGAAAGTACACATTATAATCTCCGTGACGCAAATACTTATTCTCTACCGAACTTCCGACTTCAActaacaaacttttttttcc
The DNA window shown above is from Argopecten irradians isolate NY chromosome 8, Ai_NY, whole genome shotgun sequence and carries:
- the LOC138328824 gene encoding LOW QUALITY PROTEIN: patched domain-containing protein 3-like (The sequence of the model RefSeq protein was modified relative to this genomic sequence to represent the inferred CDS: deleted 1 base in 1 codon), whose protein sequence is MVFSTKLEDRISAFFGLYGKVLSNYPWTLIMICILVNGLLGVNIQWMTSDSDIGRVYTPTNSLAEQDRDKILSIFPDFSGTNFYRQSMDSLGYFGEIIFKPRYESNALARKFQSQIENVLETAHSTFVTDVDDNIFRYEDLCAKRNGQCVVDGECLLDSTFWDMLENGSITKEVFEKEDYSFVIGTPTFVNNTLQSAPALKFRLNLRHDSTTFSTLSAKWETQFLETSKKMRLNNSDIAYQISDSLNTELDANTGGDVTYFSLTFTLMITYASFVAAGGNCVSNRGHLGRAGVISAGLAILGSFGLMSTCHVDFVNIVGVMPFLIIGIGVDDMFIMMSGLADADQSAKIEDKIAYVMKKSGIAITITSLTNFIAFAVGITSVFKSVRNFCIYTATAVGFCYLNQITFFLGCMVLHERRVAANRHCATCSPIEFPTENNQSDSTATRVCCTGSPAKSRNEQESMLEKIPRLVIPRMIINIPAKVLIIISYLTYLGFAIFGVTRLHQGLILQNLVSDGSYYYQFSQWDLDYFPSNFPITFVIPNHQSYSSIHVSENLNSIFKIAKNDVDIEDIYELNWLASYRISPFFTNKSESDFTDGLQYFLNNSNVFKNDVVFNPTNGRIEASRFHVMSKNIKDSYTQGKLMLRMREIASNSVIPCFAYSPSFIFFEQYVAVLPSTLQTVGIAVAAVFVVACVLMPDPFLIICIALSLTSIITGVLGFMHFWGLSLSSITMIHVIMSVGFSVDFSAHICHAFLTSEGRDRNARVCKALEMTAGPIFNSAVSSIVGIIMLILSESYVFVSFFRVMLLVILFGIFHGLFVLPIIFSLIGPTEAMKGNVRLFNGKDNQKEDKPGRSNLGYEAND